The Bdellovibrio sp. GT3 genome contains the following window.
AAAGCTGAAGTCGAGCCGCAAGCTCACGAGTATGATCGTTCTGAAAAGTTCAATTTGGGCTTGTTCAAAAAAGTCGGAGAATTGGGTCTTTTGGGAATCACAGTTCCTGAACAATTCGGTGGAGCAGGAATGGACGCGACAGCAGCGGCCATCGTTCATGAAGAGTTGTCTGCCTCTGATCCAGGTTTTGCATTGGCTTATCTTGCGCACTCCATGTTGTGTGTGAATAACATCGCAGTGAATGGCAGCGATGAGCAGCGCCTGCGTGTGTTGCCAAAACTTTGCTCTGGCGAGTGGGTGGGCTCTATGTCCATGTCTGAACCTGCGATCGGCACTGACGTATTGGGTATGCAAACCCGCGCCGTTAAAAAAGGCAATGAGTGGATTTTGAATGGTCGTAAAATGTGGATTACCAACGGAACGATCGATGAAAACAACACTCCATGTGATTTGACATTGGTGTATGCGAAGACCGGTGAAAAACATGGTCGTGCGATGATCTCTACTTTCCTGGTTGAAAAAGATCACAAAGGCTTCGAAGTCGGTCAAAAAATCAAAGACAAATTGGGTATGCGTGGTTCCAACACCGCAGAGCTTGTATTCCAGGACTGCCATGTACCTGAATCAGCCTTGATCGGACATGAAGGTGATTCCATGCTGCACATGATGCGCAACCTTGAAATCGAGCGCCTGACACTGGCGGCGATGTCTTTGGGGATCGCACGCAGATCCATCGAGATCATGAATCGCTATGCAACTGAGCGTGAAGCGTTTGGCAAATCCCTGAATCACTTCGGTCAAATGCAGCGTTATATCGCTGATTCCTATGCTGAATACAAATCAGCACGCGCTTACGTTTACGAGACAGCTCG
Protein-coding sequences here:
- a CDS encoding acyl-CoA dehydrogenase family protein; the protein is MSFNWKEFDLYNPTPEHSMLRETVNAFTKAEVEPQAHEYDRSEKFNLGLFKKVGELGLLGITVPEQFGGAGMDATAAAIVHEELSASDPGFALAYLAHSMLCVNNIAVNGSDEQRLRVLPKLCSGEWVGSMSMSEPAIGTDVLGMQTRAVKKGNEWILNGRKMWITNGTIDENNTPCDLTLVYAKTGEKHGRAMISTFLVEKDHKGFEVGQKIKDKLGMRGSNTAELVFQDCHVPESALIGHEGDSMLHMMRNLEIERLTLAAMSLGIARRSIEIMNRYATEREAFGKSLNHFGQMQRYIADSYAEYKSARAYVYETARRMDLNKEGNRLDSDGVKLVATTMAKNVADRAIQVLGGYGYVGEYVVERLWRDAKLLEIGGGTLEAHQKNITRDLAKNPESLYK